In Fibrobacter sp. UWR2, the sequence TGTACAGCCTCTCCAGGAACAAACGAAAGACCGAATATATCGTTCCCCGCACTCAAGGAATCATCCCAGCCAGCCTTCGACTTCAACGCAATTCCTTGCTTGCTTAAGCCAAGTTTTTCTTCAATCCTGTTATACAGCGACAGGTACTCGCTCATCGCCGGCACGTGCCAGCCAGCGGGGCAGACTCCCCGATGATTCCTGATTGGAACCACCTTGTGGGCACTCGGAATAGAATCCTTGTACCCTTCGCTGATGTTCATCGCAGCCGTCCAGGTATAGAGTCGGCCTAAAACATCGCAGCTTTCAGCCTTCTCGAATGGACACGACGTTTGGGATTTCAAATTTATAGCCAGCGCACTGTCTGTAGTGTTTTCCGAGAAGTTCAGGTTCTCTGCCATCCAGGTCATCGCACTGTCGCCCGTACCGACCGTCACAATCCTGTAGACGTGACCGTCGCGCTCGTCCGTCATCGTCTGGTAATCGATGTCCGGGTTCTTGAAGCTGTCCTTCGTAAACGAATCCAGGGGGAATTCCTTCACCGGCGCAGAGCTGCTGCTCAAGGCTTCATCCACAGAAGAACTGCTCGTCATGGCGGCCTCGGAGCCGCCATCTCCCTTACTGCTACTCGACTGCGGTGTGACGCTGGAGCTCGACTGCCCCGAAGAGGACGACTCGGCAGAACTACTGCTCGTCACGGCGGCCTCGGAGCCGCCATCTCCCCTACTACTACTCGACTGCGGCGTGTCGCTGGAAGAAGACGACTCCAAACCGGGATCGTCGTCATCCGGTTTTACGGAAGAGGCGTCGTCCCCACAGGCCGCAAGAAGCGCGACCGCACCCATCAGGGCAAAATGTTTCCAAAAGGACAAAACGCTCTTATCTGAAAATTTATTCATCTTTCCTCCTTTTCAAATCTCGGTTGCGGCCTTGCCGCTATTATATACAAACTAGAAGAAACTTCCCTTGATGCCAACGGCGATGGTCCACTGCTGCAAAATGTCGCCCCAGTCGGGAGCATTCCATTCCTGCATCGGGCTCTCGTCATATTCATCACTCGGGTTAGCCGCATTCGCCTTGTCATGTATGGGCACGGAGAGCGCGAGGAACACGGGGAAATCGGCATTCGAGAACTCGATACCGTAGGCAAGCGCTACGGACCACGCCTGATGATCGGGATCCGGACGCGGGTCATACGTACCCGCCTTCTCGGAACTGATCCAGGCAACACCCAGCGGCACAGAGAAGTTGACCCCCAGGCTCTGCACAATCCCAGCACGACCGCGGTAACCGTAGGCAACCGATGCACCCACAGAAGGCGGAGTGTAGGCGCCGAGGTCGTTTTCGCCATATGGCTTGAAGCGGTACTCGAAACGGTCGCCTTCGTGCTTGATTTTCTTCCAGTAGGTATCGTTGAACTCGTTCTCGCCCGAAATCAGGTGCATCGCAAACGGGTACGTGAACGTGAGCCCGTAGAGCCAGATTCCCTTGTCGGTATCGCGGCTGTAGTCCCAGCCGAGAGTGAGCGAGTAGAGCCCCGACCCCTTCTGGAAGCTTGCAGGCAGGATTTCTTCGGAAGCATCCGTACCGCGCTTGATATCGTACTGGCCAGTAGGAATCGAGAGCGATGCAGAAAGTGACGCCGCACCCCCGCTACCGATTGTCTTGCTGAAATCAAAAGAGATGTCACCGAGGCCGCCCGTACTGCGGTCAGTCGGTGCCTGGTTGCTGCGGTACTGGACTTCACCCTGGTGTGACATGAACGGGATGGAGACTCCGAGTTTCGTAGACCACGTAGGCTTGATAGAAAAATGCGGGGTAAGCGTAAGGCCCGAGAAATTCTGGCCGACACTGTACTTGGTAAATACTTCCGTTTCCAGGTAGCCACCCGAAACGCCCTGGCCAATCCACTTGATACCATCGCCCGCACCACCACCGGAGCCGCCAGCACCGCACCCACCGATGGATTCCCAGGGGGTAGCGGGTTCAACCGGAGCGTTGAATGCGGCGAGGAACGCGCAGGTAGCGACAGCCGCGAGAGATGCGACCGCGCCGAACTTCTTGCTAGACTTCAATAAGGAATTCTTCATTGCGCACCTCACGGAAGTTCCAGCAAGTAGCCGTACTTATAACCAGTGGAAAGGAACTTAGCATCGGGAGAGCGCCCGCCCGTCATGGGAATGGGAGCAATTTCACGAACATCGCCGACCCACTCTATTGCAAGATCGCTCGGGGCACCCGCCATCAGGCGGATTTCGCGCATCACCGTACGGCCCGCAGAGCCATCCTGAGCGGACTTGTCGGAGAGGATGACCTTATTGAACATCTGCTTGCCCGACGGGACTTCAATCCACACGACGTAAAGCCGCCCATTAAATGCAAACCAGTGGGGCTGACCGGGCTCAGAAAGCGACTTGTCCCCGCGTTCGATTTTCACCGGCGTAGAGTTCGCGGAAAGTTCCTGGATATAGGCTTCCCATGAATTCGAGTTTTCGGTCAGATTATAGACGACATACTTGCCATCGGGCGAAATCATGGGCGCATCGATTCCCCAGCCCTTCTTGCCTGCGGGTCTCTGGAGTTTCACGGCCTTCTTGAGCCCACCGTTCGCGAAATCGGCAAACACAATCTTGTCATCGCCATTCACGTACACAAGACGCACGTCCTTTGTCCCGAAGAAGCCTTCCACGGTGGAATCTGCAGCATCCTCATCAACAGAAGTTTC encodes:
- a CDS encoding FISUMP domain-containing protein → MNKFSDKSVLSFWKHFALMGAVALLAACGDDASSVKPDDDDPGLESSSSSDTPQSSSSRGDGGSEAAVTSSSSAESSSSGQSSSSVTPQSSSSKGDGGSEAAMTSSSSVDEALSSSSAPVKEFPLDSFTKDSFKNPDIDYQTMTDERDGHVYRIVTVGTGDSAMTWMAENLNFSENTTDSALAINLKSQTSCPFEKAESCDVLGRLYTWTAAMNISEGYKDSIPSAHKVVPIRNHRGVCPAGWHVPAMSEYLSLYNRIEEKLGLSKQGIALKSKAGWDDSLSAGNDIFGLSFVPGEAVQNGFLGYVWLADVDYARTNSTTRIVLETNANHTFFNGGLADWNAYVRCVKDKDVVTGKFKDSRDGKYYKYAYIGNTRWMAENLNYGNDSLGKCSWDDDENCSENGRYYTYEESRTVCPDGWRLPTENDFSELIENVGGSANAAVYLRSTEWKGDLPGINAYGFSAKPTGSFHWGKTTDNFGRVEPQLGFSSESFDMWLGSMNGMYMVTILDWSNSSYNVMGALTFNIDGVNESPLIPVRCIMKL